In Toxotes jaculatrix isolate fToxJac2 chromosome 11, fToxJac2.pri, whole genome shotgun sequence, a single genomic region encodes these proteins:
- the slka gene encoding STE20-like serine/threonine-protein kinase isoform X1 produces the protein MSFFNFRKIFKLGPDKKKKQYEHVHRDVNPEEIWEIIGELGDGAFGKVYKAQNKQNGTLAAAKVIDTKTEDELEDYMVEIDILASCNHHYIVKLLDAFYFEGKLWILIEFCAGGAVDAIMLELERPLTEPQIRVVCKQTLEALSYLHENKIIHRDLKAGNVLLSLDGDVKLADFGVSAKNTKTLQRRDSFIGTPYWMAPEVVMCETSKDRPYDYKADIWSLGVTLIELAQIEPPNHEMNPMRVLLKIAKSEPPTLMHPSRWSPEFNDFLRKALDKNVDNRWSAVQLLQHPFVTSVTDSKPLRELIAEAKAEVTEEIEDSKEEEEEEDPDTPLAAPGHKRAPSDASVASSEDDKVPPTPSMLESVTEKTEVEAVEDRTSDKLSDEGLGTSEVDKTEEEKLNEVSDASNEDLASGTVDPAKDFVSQDPTEAKPEDGQGEEIPAEPVVSQPEEPVDTQELVTDGHETEEEQKETQEEKTEEEPTEVTEEEAQPEDVKEEEEKEAGTQESRESQEQPEDTPGEPETISGEVAQAEEESKEPSDEIPQHKVTEDRIDGTANGTDVDVDTEKVESSVIDTNINGDTDTKSSVDESSTDVLLEKETIESQPEEKPEDEAPEEPEEPEQPKQENQTREEAEPEKQAPTESINGVSDEVKDTSEDSEHVVPSKDVPTQQDEEKATRADEITSQDAVSVPESETDSETKTEQGSPAVIKPDVEKDSDSGSSSAADSSSLDLNLSISSFLSKSKEGGSISLQESKRQKKTLKKTRKFMVDGVEVSVTTSKIVTDNDTKSEEMRFLRRQELRELRLLQKEEQRAQQQLSNKLQQQREQIYRRFEQETAAKKRQYDQEVENLEKKQKQTIERLEQDHTSRLRDEAKRIKADQDKELSKFQNMLKNRKKEVKQEVGQSPKHMRKELMKRLKEDLSLLKTAEEQEFLQKQQQDLDGALKKIIQQHKLEIATIERDCLNHKQQLMRAREAAMWELEERHLQEKHQQLKQQLKDQYFLQRHQLLKRHEKEMEQMQRYNQRLIEEMKNKQTQERVRLPKIQRSEAKTRMAMFKKSLRITATAAVTPEQERERIKQFASQEEKRQKNERLHQHQKHENQMRDLQLQCDSNIRELQQLQNEKCHLLIEHETQKLKELDEEHSQEIKEWREKLRPRKKALEEEFTRKLQEQEVFFKMSGESECLNPTTQSRVSKFYPIPNLHNSGL, from the exons ATGTCTTTCTTCAATTTTCGGAAGATATTCAAGTTAGGGcctgacaagaagaagaagcagtaCGAACATGTACACAGAGACGTTAACCCAGAGGAAATTTGGGAGATTATTGGGGAACTGGGAGATGGAGCTTTTGGGAAAGTGTACAAG GCCCAGAACAAGCAGAATGGGACCCTCGCTGCTGCCAAGGTTATTGACACAAAGACGGAGGATGAATTGGAGGATTACATGGTAGAGATTGACATTCTGGCCTCTTGCAACCACCATTACATCGTCAAACTGCTGGatgccttttattttgaaggcaaaCTTTGG ATTCTGATTGAGTTTTGTGCAGGTGGCGCAGTGGATGCCATCATGCTGG AACTGGAGAGGCCCCTGACAGAGCCTCAGATCCGTGTGGTGTGTAAGCAGACTTTGGAGGCCTTGTCTTACCTCCATGAGAACAAGATCATCCACAGAGACTTGAAAGCCGGGAACGTTCTCCTTTCCTTGGATGGAGATGTGAAACTGG CTGACTTTGGGGTGTCTGCTAAAAATACCAAGACGTTACAGAGAAGAGATTCTTTCATCGGCACTCCGTATTG GATGGCCCCAGAGGTGGTAATGTGCGAAACGTCAAAGGACCGTCCATACGACTACAAGGCCGATATCTGGTCCCTCGGGGTAACCCTGATAGAGCTGGCGCAGATTGAGCCACCCAACCACGAGATGAATCCCATGAgagtgctgctgaaaatagcCAAGTCCGAGCCGCCCACACTCATGCATCCCTCTCGCTG GTCACCAGAATTCAATGACTTTCTGCGGAAAGCACTTGATAAGAATGTGGACAATAGGTGGAGCGCAGTACAGCTTCTACAG CATCCCTTTGTCACCAGTGTAACTGATAGCAAACCTCTCAGAGAGCTCATAGCTGAGGCCAAAGCTGAAGTCACAGAGGAGATCGAGGacagcaaagaggaggaggaggaagaagacccTGATACACCTCTG GCTGCTCCTGGGCACAAGCGAGCACCATCAGATGCCAGTGTGGCCAGCTCAGAGGATGACAAAGTCCCACCAACTCCCTCCATGCTGGAATCTGTTACAGAAAAGACGGAGGTGGAAGCTGTTGAGGACCGGACCAGTGATAAGCTCTCTGATGAAGGACTTGGAACAAGTGAGGTAGACaagactgaggaggagaaactCAACGAGGTGTCTGATGCCAGTAATGAAGACCTGGCGTCTGGGACAGTAGATCCCGCCAAGGACTTTGTCTCACAAGATCCTACAGAGGCTAAACCAGAAGATGGCCAAGGTGAAGAGATTCCTGCTGAGCCTGTAGTATCACAGCCAGAAGAACCTGTAGATACCCAAGAACTTGTCACAGATGGTCAcgaaacagaggaggaacagaAGGAGActcaagaagagaaaacagaggaagaacctACTGAAGtaacagaagaagaagcacaGCCTGAGGatgtgaaagaggaggaagaaaaagaagcaggtACACAAGAATCCAGGGAATCACAGGAGCAACCTGAGGATACACCAGGGGAACCAGAAACTATATCAGGGGAAGTAGCacaggcagaagaagaaagcaaagaacCGAGTGACGAGATTCCTCAGCACAAAGTGACAGAGGACAGAATAGATGGCACAGCTAATGGCACAGATGTAGATGTAGACACAGAGAAAGTAGAATCAAGTGTAatagacacaaacataaatggAGATACAGACACAAAGTCAAGTGTGGATGAGTCCTCTACTGATGTTTTGTTAGAGAAGGAGACCATAGAAAGTCAGCCAGAGGAAAAGCCTGAGGATGAGGCCCCTGAGGAGCCTGAGGAGCCTGAGCAGCCCAAACAAGAGAATCAGACCAGAGAGGAGGCTGAACCAGAGAAACAGGCACCAACTGAATCCATTAATGGAGTCAGTGATGAAGTCAAAGACACCTCTGAGGATTCAGAACATGTGGTGCCATCTAAAGACGTCCCTACACAGCAAGATGAGGAGAAAGCTACGCGTGCTGATGAGATCACTTCCCAAGATGCCGTCTCTGTCCCGGAGAGTGAAACAGATTCTGAAACCAAGACGGAGCAAGGAAGCCCTGCTGTGATCAAGCCAGATGTGGAGAAGGACTCTGACTCTGGAagcagctctgctgctgatAGCAGCAGCCTTGACCTCAATCTGTCCATCTCTAGCTTCCTGTCTAAGAGCAAAGAAGGGGGCTCTATTTCTTTGCAG GAATCAAAACGGCAGAAGAAGACTCTGAAGAAGACACGTAAGTTTATGGTGGATGGTGTGGAGGTCAGCGTGACGACATCGAAGATAGTGACAGATAACGACACCAAGAGTGAGGAGATGAGGTTCCTGAG GCGGCAGGAGTTGAGAGAGCTGCGCCTCCTGCAGAAAGAGGAGCAAAGggcccagcagcagctgagcaacaagctgcagcagcagagagagcagatcTACCGGCGCTTTGAACAGGAAACTGCT GCTAAGAAGCGTCAATATGACCAAGAAGTGGAAAATCttgagaagaagcagaagcagaccATTGAGCGACTGGAACAGGATCACACCAGCCGGCTTCGAGATGAAGCCAAACGCATCAAAGCGGATCAAGACAAGGAGCTCTCAAAGTTCCAAAACATGCTGAAGAACCGCAAGAAAGAG GTCAAACAGGAAGTTGGACAGTCACCCAAACACATGAGAAAAGAGCTCATGAAACGCTTAAAGGAGGACCTATCGCTCCTTAAGACTGCAGAG GAGCAGGAGTTtctgcagaagcagcagcaagaCCTGGATGGAGCTCTGAAGAAAATCATCCAGCAGCATAAACTAGAGATCGCCACTATTGAGAGAGACTGCCTCAACCACAAGCAGCAGCTGATGAGAG ctCGAGAGGCAGCCATGTGGGAGTTAGAGGAGCGCCACCTGCAGGAGAAGCaccagcagctgaagcagcagttGAAAGACCAGTACTTCCTGCAAAGACACCAGCTGCTGAAGAGACATGAGAAA GAGATGGAGCAGATGCAGCGCTACAACCAGCGGCTGATAGAGGAGATGAAGAATAAACAGACTCAAGAGAGGGTTCGTCTGCCCAAGATCCAGCGCAGCGAGGCCAAGACCCGCATGGCCATGTTCAAGAAGAGCCTCCGCATCACTGCCACAGCAGCTGTCACcccagagcaggagagagaacgAATTAAACAG TTTGCTTCTcaggaggaaaagaggcagaAGAACGAGAGGCTTCATCAACACCAGAAACACGAGAACCAGATGAGAGATCTACAGCTGCAGTGTGACTCAAACATcagggagctgcagcagctacag aatGAGAAATGCCACCTTCTGATTGAACATGAGACCCAAAAGCTGAAGGAGCTGGATGAGGAGCACAGCCAAGAGATAAAGGAGTGGAGGGAGAAGCTCAGACCCAGGAAAAAG gCGTTAGAGGAGGAGTTTACACGGAAGCTTCAGGAGCAGGAAGTCTTCTTCAAGATGAGCGGTGAATCTGAATGCCTTAACCCCACCACCCAGAGTCGAGTATCCAAATTTTACCCCATCCCAAACCTGCACAATTCTGGTTTATAG
- the slka gene encoding STE20-like serine/threonine-protein kinase isoform X2: protein MSFFNFRKIFKLGPDKKKKQYEHVHRDVNPEEIWEIIGELGDGAFGKVYKAQNKQNGTLAAAKVIDTKTEDELEDYMVEIDILASCNHHYIVKLLDAFYFEGKLWILIEFCAGGAVDAIMLELERPLTEPQIRVVCKQTLEALSYLHENKIIHRDLKAGNVLLSLDGDVKLADFGVSAKNTKTLQRRDSFIGTPYWMAPEVVMCETSKDRPYDYKADIWSLGVTLIELAQIEPPNHEMNPMRVLLKIAKSEPPTLMHPSRWSPEFNDFLRKALDKNVDNRWSAVQLLQHPFVTSVTDSKPLRELIAEAKAEVTEEIEDSKEEEEEEDPDTPLAAPGHKRAPSDASVASSEDDKVPPTPSMLESVTEKTEVEAVEDRTSDKLSDEGLGTSEVDKTEEEKLNEVSDASNEDLASGTVDPAKDFVSQDPTEAKPEDGQGEEIPAEPVVSQPEEPVDTQELVTDGHETEEEQKETQEEKTEEEPTEVTEEEAQPEDVKEEEEKEAGTQESRESQEQPEDTPGEPETISGEVAQAEEESKEPSDEIPQHKVTEDRIDGTANGTDVDVDTEKVESSVIDTNINGDTDTKSSVDESSTDVLLEKETIESQPEEKPEDEAPEEPEEPEQPKQENQTREEAEPEKQAPTESINGVSDEVKDTSEDSEHVVPSKDVPTQQDEEKATRADEITSQDAVSVPESETDSETKTEQGSPAVIKPDVEKDSDSGSSSAADSSSLDLNLSISSFLSKSKEGGSISLQESKRQKKTLKKTRKFMVDGVEVSVTTSKIVTDNDTKSEEMRFLRRQELRELRLLQKEEQRAQQQLSNKLQQQREQIYRRFEQETAAKKRQYDQEVENLEKKQKQTIERLEQDHTSRLRDEAKRIKADQDKELSKFQNMLKNRKKEAVAQVMIQSFQLSSCALFNAQMQDEQEFLQKQQQDLDGALKKIIQQHKLEIATIERDCLNHKQQLMRAREAAMWELEERHLQEKHQQLKQQLKDQYFLQRHQLLKRHEKEMEQMQRYNQRLIEEMKNKQTQERVRLPKIQRSEAKTRMAMFKKSLRITATAAVTPEQERERIKQFASQEEKRQKNERLHQHQKHENQMRDLQLQCDSNIRELQQLQNEKCHLLIEHETQKLKELDEEHSQEIKEWREKLRPRKKALEEEFTRKLQEQEVFFKMSGESECLNPTTQSRVSKFYPIPNLHNSGL from the exons ATGTCTTTCTTCAATTTTCGGAAGATATTCAAGTTAGGGcctgacaagaagaagaagcagtaCGAACATGTACACAGAGACGTTAACCCAGAGGAAATTTGGGAGATTATTGGGGAACTGGGAGATGGAGCTTTTGGGAAAGTGTACAAG GCCCAGAACAAGCAGAATGGGACCCTCGCTGCTGCCAAGGTTATTGACACAAAGACGGAGGATGAATTGGAGGATTACATGGTAGAGATTGACATTCTGGCCTCTTGCAACCACCATTACATCGTCAAACTGCTGGatgccttttattttgaaggcaaaCTTTGG ATTCTGATTGAGTTTTGTGCAGGTGGCGCAGTGGATGCCATCATGCTGG AACTGGAGAGGCCCCTGACAGAGCCTCAGATCCGTGTGGTGTGTAAGCAGACTTTGGAGGCCTTGTCTTACCTCCATGAGAACAAGATCATCCACAGAGACTTGAAAGCCGGGAACGTTCTCCTTTCCTTGGATGGAGATGTGAAACTGG CTGACTTTGGGGTGTCTGCTAAAAATACCAAGACGTTACAGAGAAGAGATTCTTTCATCGGCACTCCGTATTG GATGGCCCCAGAGGTGGTAATGTGCGAAACGTCAAAGGACCGTCCATACGACTACAAGGCCGATATCTGGTCCCTCGGGGTAACCCTGATAGAGCTGGCGCAGATTGAGCCACCCAACCACGAGATGAATCCCATGAgagtgctgctgaaaatagcCAAGTCCGAGCCGCCCACACTCATGCATCCCTCTCGCTG GTCACCAGAATTCAATGACTTTCTGCGGAAAGCACTTGATAAGAATGTGGACAATAGGTGGAGCGCAGTACAGCTTCTACAG CATCCCTTTGTCACCAGTGTAACTGATAGCAAACCTCTCAGAGAGCTCATAGCTGAGGCCAAAGCTGAAGTCACAGAGGAGATCGAGGacagcaaagaggaggaggaggaagaagacccTGATACACCTCTG GCTGCTCCTGGGCACAAGCGAGCACCATCAGATGCCAGTGTGGCCAGCTCAGAGGATGACAAAGTCCCACCAACTCCCTCCATGCTGGAATCTGTTACAGAAAAGACGGAGGTGGAAGCTGTTGAGGACCGGACCAGTGATAAGCTCTCTGATGAAGGACTTGGAACAAGTGAGGTAGACaagactgaggaggagaaactCAACGAGGTGTCTGATGCCAGTAATGAAGACCTGGCGTCTGGGACAGTAGATCCCGCCAAGGACTTTGTCTCACAAGATCCTACAGAGGCTAAACCAGAAGATGGCCAAGGTGAAGAGATTCCTGCTGAGCCTGTAGTATCACAGCCAGAAGAACCTGTAGATACCCAAGAACTTGTCACAGATGGTCAcgaaacagaggaggaacagaAGGAGActcaagaagagaaaacagaggaagaacctACTGAAGtaacagaagaagaagcacaGCCTGAGGatgtgaaagaggaggaagaaaaagaagcaggtACACAAGAATCCAGGGAATCACAGGAGCAACCTGAGGATACACCAGGGGAACCAGAAACTATATCAGGGGAAGTAGCacaggcagaagaagaaagcaaagaacCGAGTGACGAGATTCCTCAGCACAAAGTGACAGAGGACAGAATAGATGGCACAGCTAATGGCACAGATGTAGATGTAGACACAGAGAAAGTAGAATCAAGTGTAatagacacaaacataaatggAGATACAGACACAAAGTCAAGTGTGGATGAGTCCTCTACTGATGTTTTGTTAGAGAAGGAGACCATAGAAAGTCAGCCAGAGGAAAAGCCTGAGGATGAGGCCCCTGAGGAGCCTGAGGAGCCTGAGCAGCCCAAACAAGAGAATCAGACCAGAGAGGAGGCTGAACCAGAGAAACAGGCACCAACTGAATCCATTAATGGAGTCAGTGATGAAGTCAAAGACACCTCTGAGGATTCAGAACATGTGGTGCCATCTAAAGACGTCCCTACACAGCAAGATGAGGAGAAAGCTACGCGTGCTGATGAGATCACTTCCCAAGATGCCGTCTCTGTCCCGGAGAGTGAAACAGATTCTGAAACCAAGACGGAGCAAGGAAGCCCTGCTGTGATCAAGCCAGATGTGGAGAAGGACTCTGACTCTGGAagcagctctgctgctgatAGCAGCAGCCTTGACCTCAATCTGTCCATCTCTAGCTTCCTGTCTAAGAGCAAAGAAGGGGGCTCTATTTCTTTGCAG GAATCAAAACGGCAGAAGAAGACTCTGAAGAAGACACGTAAGTTTATGGTGGATGGTGTGGAGGTCAGCGTGACGACATCGAAGATAGTGACAGATAACGACACCAAGAGTGAGGAGATGAGGTTCCTGAG GCGGCAGGAGTTGAGAGAGCTGCGCCTCCTGCAGAAAGAGGAGCAAAGggcccagcagcagctgagcaacaagctgcagcagcagagagagcagatcTACCGGCGCTTTGAACAGGAAACTGCT GCTAAGAAGCGTCAATATGACCAAGAAGTGGAAAATCttgagaagaagcagaagcagaccATTGAGCGACTGGAACAGGATCACACCAGCCGGCTTCGAGATGAAGCCAAACGCATCAAAGCGGATCAAGACAAGGAGCTCTCAAAGTTCCAAAACATGCTGAAGAACCGCAAGAAAGAG GCAGTGGCCCAGGTTATGATACAGTCTTTTCAGTTGTCCTCATGCGCACTCTTCAACGCTCAGATGCAGGAT GAGCAGGAGTTtctgcagaagcagcagcaagaCCTGGATGGAGCTCTGAAGAAAATCATCCAGCAGCATAAACTAGAGATCGCCACTATTGAGAGAGACTGCCTCAACCACAAGCAGCAGCTGATGAGAG ctCGAGAGGCAGCCATGTGGGAGTTAGAGGAGCGCCACCTGCAGGAGAAGCaccagcagctgaagcagcagttGAAAGACCAGTACTTCCTGCAAAGACACCAGCTGCTGAAGAGACATGAGAAA GAGATGGAGCAGATGCAGCGCTACAACCAGCGGCTGATAGAGGAGATGAAGAATAAACAGACTCAAGAGAGGGTTCGTCTGCCCAAGATCCAGCGCAGCGAGGCCAAGACCCGCATGGCCATGTTCAAGAAGAGCCTCCGCATCACTGCCACAGCAGCTGTCACcccagagcaggagagagaacgAATTAAACAG TTTGCTTCTcaggaggaaaagaggcagaAGAACGAGAGGCTTCATCAACACCAGAAACACGAGAACCAGATGAGAGATCTACAGCTGCAGTGTGACTCAAACATcagggagctgcagcagctacag aatGAGAAATGCCACCTTCTGATTGAACATGAGACCCAAAAGCTGAAGGAGCTGGATGAGGAGCACAGCCAAGAGATAAAGGAGTGGAGGGAGAAGCTCAGACCCAGGAAAAAG gCGTTAGAGGAGGAGTTTACACGGAAGCTTCAGGAGCAGGAAGTCTTCTTCAAGATGAGCGGTGAATCTGAATGCCTTAACCCCACCACCCAGAGTCGAGTATCCAAATTTTACCCCATCCCAAACCTGCACAATTCTGGTTTATAG
- the slka gene encoding STE20-like serine/threonine-protein kinase isoform X3, with amino-acid sequence MSFFNFRKIFKLGPDKKKKQYEHVHRDVNPEEIWEIIGELGDGAFGKVYKAQNKQNGTLAAAKVIDTKTEDELEDYMVEIDILASCNHHYIVKLLDAFYFEGKLWILIEFCAGGAVDAIMLELERPLTEPQIRVVCKQTLEALSYLHENKIIHRDLKAGNVLLSLDGDVKLADFGVSAKNTKTLQRRDSFIGTPYWMAPEVVMCETSKDRPYDYKADIWSLGVTLIELAQIEPPNHEMNPMRVLLKIAKSEPPTLMHPSRWSPEFNDFLRKALDKNVDNRWSAVQLLQHPFVTSVTDSKPLRELIAEAKAEVTEEIEDSKEEEEEEDPDTPLAAPGHKRAPSDASVASSEDDKVPPTPSMLESVTEKTEVEAVEDRTSDKLSDEGLGTSEVDKTEEEKLNEVSDASNEDLASGTVDPAKDFVSQDPTEAKPEDGQGEEIPAEPVVSQPEEPVDTQELVTDGHETEEEQKETQEEKTEEEPTEVTEEEAQPEDVKEEEEKEAGTQESRESQEQPEDTPGEPETISGEVAQAEEESKEPSDEIPQHKVTEDRIDGTANGTDVDVDTEKVESSVIDTNINGDTDTKSSVDESSTDVLLEKETIESQPEEKPEDEAPEEPEEPEQPKQENQTREEAEPEKQAPTESINGVSDEVKDTSEDSEHVVPSKDVPTQQDEEKATRADEITSQDAVSVPESETDSETKTEQGSPAVIKPDVEKDSDSGSSSAADSSSLDLNLSISSFLSKSKEGGSISLQESKRQKKTLKKTRKFMVDGVEVSVTTSKIVTDNDTKSEEMRFLRRQELRELRLLQKEEQRAQQQLSNKLQQQREQIYRRFEQETAAKKRQYDQEVENLEKKQKQTIERLEQDHTSRLRDEAKRIKADQDKELSKFQNMLKNRKKEEQEFLQKQQQDLDGALKKIIQQHKLEIATIERDCLNHKQQLMRAREAAMWELEERHLQEKHQQLKQQLKDQYFLQRHQLLKRHEKEMEQMQRYNQRLIEEMKNKQTQERVRLPKIQRSEAKTRMAMFKKSLRITATAAVTPEQERERIKQFASQEEKRQKNERLHQHQKHENQMRDLQLQCDSNIRELQQLQNEKCHLLIEHETQKLKELDEEHSQEIKEWREKLRPRKKALEEEFTRKLQEQEVFFKMSGESECLNPTTQSRVSKFYPIPNLHNSGL; translated from the exons ATGTCTTTCTTCAATTTTCGGAAGATATTCAAGTTAGGGcctgacaagaagaagaagcagtaCGAACATGTACACAGAGACGTTAACCCAGAGGAAATTTGGGAGATTATTGGGGAACTGGGAGATGGAGCTTTTGGGAAAGTGTACAAG GCCCAGAACAAGCAGAATGGGACCCTCGCTGCTGCCAAGGTTATTGACACAAAGACGGAGGATGAATTGGAGGATTACATGGTAGAGATTGACATTCTGGCCTCTTGCAACCACCATTACATCGTCAAACTGCTGGatgccttttattttgaaggcaaaCTTTGG ATTCTGATTGAGTTTTGTGCAGGTGGCGCAGTGGATGCCATCATGCTGG AACTGGAGAGGCCCCTGACAGAGCCTCAGATCCGTGTGGTGTGTAAGCAGACTTTGGAGGCCTTGTCTTACCTCCATGAGAACAAGATCATCCACAGAGACTTGAAAGCCGGGAACGTTCTCCTTTCCTTGGATGGAGATGTGAAACTGG CTGACTTTGGGGTGTCTGCTAAAAATACCAAGACGTTACAGAGAAGAGATTCTTTCATCGGCACTCCGTATTG GATGGCCCCAGAGGTGGTAATGTGCGAAACGTCAAAGGACCGTCCATACGACTACAAGGCCGATATCTGGTCCCTCGGGGTAACCCTGATAGAGCTGGCGCAGATTGAGCCACCCAACCACGAGATGAATCCCATGAgagtgctgctgaaaatagcCAAGTCCGAGCCGCCCACACTCATGCATCCCTCTCGCTG GTCACCAGAATTCAATGACTTTCTGCGGAAAGCACTTGATAAGAATGTGGACAATAGGTGGAGCGCAGTACAGCTTCTACAG CATCCCTTTGTCACCAGTGTAACTGATAGCAAACCTCTCAGAGAGCTCATAGCTGAGGCCAAAGCTGAAGTCACAGAGGAGATCGAGGacagcaaagaggaggaggaggaagaagacccTGATACACCTCTG GCTGCTCCTGGGCACAAGCGAGCACCATCAGATGCCAGTGTGGCCAGCTCAGAGGATGACAAAGTCCCACCAACTCCCTCCATGCTGGAATCTGTTACAGAAAAGACGGAGGTGGAAGCTGTTGAGGACCGGACCAGTGATAAGCTCTCTGATGAAGGACTTGGAACAAGTGAGGTAGACaagactgaggaggagaaactCAACGAGGTGTCTGATGCCAGTAATGAAGACCTGGCGTCTGGGACAGTAGATCCCGCCAAGGACTTTGTCTCACAAGATCCTACAGAGGCTAAACCAGAAGATGGCCAAGGTGAAGAGATTCCTGCTGAGCCTGTAGTATCACAGCCAGAAGAACCTGTAGATACCCAAGAACTTGTCACAGATGGTCAcgaaacagaggaggaacagaAGGAGActcaagaagagaaaacagaggaagaacctACTGAAGtaacagaagaagaagcacaGCCTGAGGatgtgaaagaggaggaagaaaaagaagcaggtACACAAGAATCCAGGGAATCACAGGAGCAACCTGAGGATACACCAGGGGAACCAGAAACTATATCAGGGGAAGTAGCacaggcagaagaagaaagcaaagaacCGAGTGACGAGATTCCTCAGCACAAAGTGACAGAGGACAGAATAGATGGCACAGCTAATGGCACAGATGTAGATGTAGACACAGAGAAAGTAGAATCAAGTGTAatagacacaaacataaatggAGATACAGACACAAAGTCAAGTGTGGATGAGTCCTCTACTGATGTTTTGTTAGAGAAGGAGACCATAGAAAGTCAGCCAGAGGAAAAGCCTGAGGATGAGGCCCCTGAGGAGCCTGAGGAGCCTGAGCAGCCCAAACAAGAGAATCAGACCAGAGAGGAGGCTGAACCAGAGAAACAGGCACCAACTGAATCCATTAATGGAGTCAGTGATGAAGTCAAAGACACCTCTGAGGATTCAGAACATGTGGTGCCATCTAAAGACGTCCCTACACAGCAAGATGAGGAGAAAGCTACGCGTGCTGATGAGATCACTTCCCAAGATGCCGTCTCTGTCCCGGAGAGTGAAACAGATTCTGAAACCAAGACGGAGCAAGGAAGCCCTGCTGTGATCAAGCCAGATGTGGAGAAGGACTCTGACTCTGGAagcagctctgctgctgatAGCAGCAGCCTTGACCTCAATCTGTCCATCTCTAGCTTCCTGTCTAAGAGCAAAGAAGGGGGCTCTATTTCTTTGCAG GAATCAAAACGGCAGAAGAAGACTCTGAAGAAGACACGTAAGTTTATGGTGGATGGTGTGGAGGTCAGCGTGACGACATCGAAGATAGTGACAGATAACGACACCAAGAGTGAGGAGATGAGGTTCCTGAG GCGGCAGGAGTTGAGAGAGCTGCGCCTCCTGCAGAAAGAGGAGCAAAGggcccagcagcagctgagcaacaagctgcagcagcagagagagcagatcTACCGGCGCTTTGAACAGGAAACTGCT GCTAAGAAGCGTCAATATGACCAAGAAGTGGAAAATCttgagaagaagcagaagcagaccATTGAGCGACTGGAACAGGATCACACCAGCCGGCTTCGAGATGAAGCCAAACGCATCAAAGCGGATCAAGACAAGGAGCTCTCAAAGTTCCAAAACATGCTGAAGAACCGCAAGAAAGAG GAGCAGGAGTTtctgcagaagcagcagcaagaCCTGGATGGAGCTCTGAAGAAAATCATCCAGCAGCATAAACTAGAGATCGCCACTATTGAGAGAGACTGCCTCAACCACAAGCAGCAGCTGATGAGAG ctCGAGAGGCAGCCATGTGGGAGTTAGAGGAGCGCCACCTGCAGGAGAAGCaccagcagctgaagcagcagttGAAAGACCAGTACTTCCTGCAAAGACACCAGCTGCTGAAGAGACATGAGAAA GAGATGGAGCAGATGCAGCGCTACAACCAGCGGCTGATAGAGGAGATGAAGAATAAACAGACTCAAGAGAGGGTTCGTCTGCCCAAGATCCAGCGCAGCGAGGCCAAGACCCGCATGGCCATGTTCAAGAAGAGCCTCCGCATCACTGCCACAGCAGCTGTCACcccagagcaggagagagaacgAATTAAACAG TTTGCTTCTcaggaggaaaagaggcagaAGAACGAGAGGCTTCATCAACACCAGAAACACGAGAACCAGATGAGAGATCTACAGCTGCAGTGTGACTCAAACATcagggagctgcagcagctacag aatGAGAAATGCCACCTTCTGATTGAACATGAGACCCAAAAGCTGAAGGAGCTGGATGAGGAGCACAGCCAAGAGATAAAGGAGTGGAGGGAGAAGCTCAGACCCAGGAAAAAG gCGTTAGAGGAGGAGTTTACACGGAAGCTTCAGGAGCAGGAAGTCTTCTTCAAGATGAGCGGTGAATCTGAATGCCTTAACCCCACCACCCAGAGTCGAGTATCCAAATTTTACCCCATCCCAAACCTGCACAATTCTGGTTTATAG